One Cervus canadensis isolate Bull #8, Minnesota chromosome 13, ASM1932006v1, whole genome shotgun sequence DNA segment encodes these proteins:
- the RAB29 gene encoding ras-related protein Rab-7L1 produces the protein MSSRDHLFKVLVVGDAAVGKTSLVQRYSQDSFSKHYKSTVGVDFALKVLQWSDSEMVRLQLWDIAGQERFTSMTRLYYRDASACVIMFDVTNATTFRNSQKWKQDLDSKLTLPNGEPVPCLLLANKCDLSPWAVSRDQVDRFSKENGFTGWTETSVKENKNINEAMRVLIEKMMSNSREDMSLSTQGNYINLQTKPSSSWACC, from the exons ATGAGCAGCCGCGACCACCTGTTCAAAGTGTTGGTGGTGGGGGACGCCGCGGTGGGCAAGACGTCCCTGGTGCAGCGATATTCCCAGGACAGCTTCAGCAAACACTACAAGTCCACGGTGGGAG tgGACTTTGCTCTGAAGGTTCTCCAGTGGTCTGACTCAGAGATGGTGCGCCTCCAGCTGTGGGATATTGCAG GGCAGGAGCGTTTCACCTCTATGACCCGACTTTACTATCGGGATGCCTCTGCCTGTGTTATTATGTTTGATGTTACCAATGCCACTACCTTCAGAAACAGCCAGAAATGGAAGCAAGACTTGGACAGCAAGCTCACACTGCCCAATGGAGAGCCGGTGCCCTGCCTGCTCTTAGCCAACAAG TGTGATCTATCCCCCTGGGCAGTGAGCCGAGACCAGGTTGACCGGTTCAGTAAAGAGAATGGTTTCACAGGTTGGACAGAAACCTCGGTCAAGGAgaacaaaaatattaatgaggCCATGAG agTCCTCATTGAAAAGATgatgagcaattccagagaagataTGTCTTTGTCCACTCAGGGGAACTACATCAACCTGCAaaccaagccctcctccagctgGGCCTGCTGCTAG